From Anastrepha obliqua isolate idAnaObli1 chromosome 3, idAnaObli1_1.0, whole genome shotgun sequence:
aaatagtaggaaaattcgccccaaaactcattattttttaagcattttattccaccATTCTTTTTCcccatttattgttaattcatatagaaattatgacattaataaacaaaaaaatttttggttttttgtattcaggtcactgacgccgatgttacaatgcccgccgattgcgaagccccgctgcgacattcctgaagaattgagtgtacatccgtcattttaaattattaaaataaaaataaaaaaaaatttatattattttaataaactgtatgccaattttgaaaaaaatatattgacttcttcattttaaataattttaatgaatattagggaaaatatggccgtttacaggtatctgtccccttaagcaaAACGCGAcccattttgtaaatgtttaaccataactaaaattttgacactttacgggcgaccgccgtagccgaatagattggtgcgtgactaccattcagaattcagagtGAACGTAGGaccgaatctctgtgaaacatcaaaataaagaaaaagttttttctaatagcggtcgcccctcggcaggcaatggcaaacctcggagtgtatttctgccatgaaaatgaaattttttttcaataggcaCTTGCCATTGCTAAAAGCATTTCTGCCATTAAgaaatttctcataaaaattatatgctTTTCGGAGTTCTCCATTTACGTGGTGATCATTCGATACCACTAGCACTACACCACTACATGGTACCACTACCTTTACTTGTGGGTGGTGTAAAAGGAAAGTATCGAGTACAGCATAAGTATCGGTAAAAATTATCGAGTATAAAAACTGAATTACAATAGttagacattttttatatttttaatattgaaaggaaaatatttttttttttttaattttataaagggaattatataaaaagtaacattttgacatttagcatagaatattaaataaaaaatcgttcTAACTTACTGAAGTACAAAAAAGCTATTTCCCTAAATATTTGCCCGTTGGCCGGTTTCTTTCCTTAGGTAAGGTTACCTTAAAGCGATTGcccactgtgggacacactcaggctcatatccCATTGTGATTTCCGCGTGGGAAATGTCCTTATCTATCCTAAAATCAATGTatactttataaaattttactgagatcttccaattcattaaaaaattgtctacctaaaatgtAAATCTACGCCTGGATGGAGCAGGATAATGGCACAAGagctagacagcttctgcagaagtcgtGTGTTTTCACGTCCATTCTCTGCGCGGgtctgcctattaggcagtACCCCGTAATAACGGAAATCAGTGTGCCAATactatgcttattttggctaAGCAGAAAttttgtgcgtttagcattgtgAGTCGGCCACAATTATTGGGCTattctgcaggtggtttcattacaccatctttcgttcgctgcttttataattttctcaaaattaagtAGCTATCAAGTCTGTGAGAGCATGCCTATGCCATTGCCTGTGTACTCTGTTCATTGTGTGTTAGTCAACTTGGTGccaagtctcgctagttcatcaggCCTATAGTTGCCCTCAATATCACAATATCACCAGGAACTCATGTCaactttaggtgaaatgacttagccatctcgttaagagatgtgcggcattttatGGCTACCTTGGCGGATGTCGATTGCTTGGTGAGGGATTTCATCGCCACCTGGCTATCACTGAAAATATAGATTTCATCTCGCAGTATCGCATCACATACACTGTGCTAGTGTCACGGTTTTTATtattcagcctgaaagacattgTAATAGTCGGGAAGTCGCCTACCCTACCCTCGAGCcgtctgtgtatacatggagaCTCCCTTGCCTTACATTGAAGGTAGGAGGGATGGGAATGTTGTAATAGTAATGTAAGCAGGAGTGCTTAGTCAACCAGTCTGGGAAGCTCTGAAATGCCAGCTAGAATTTTACCGTAATCGTAGACTGTGTTTGACGATTTACTTACGCTGTTCAACCTTCTTGCCGCACTACGAGCGATATATCATTGCCTACAGATCCACTGTAAGGAGGGTTTCTTTTCTTTTGGTTCAtctttttattacatattttttacatcATAACGCCAAATAGAATTTACGTGACTCAATTTGAAATGATAAGAGGAAGTTATAGCTTTGCCATGTGGCAAATATTACAAACTAGTACCGATACCAAGTACAATACTTGAAAAAAGTATcgcttcgtaaaaaaaatattgagtattTACTTCTCAGGTATTGTAACCctatatgttttaaaaatctCGTTATAGTCCAAATTGTGGTAATTAACTCTGCATCAACACTATTCAAATTGCCGGCGCTCCTCTACGTGAACTACTCGACGAGTTCTGTGATCTTGGCAGCATCATTGCAAAAAATAGCGGGCCAGcaatagacaaaaaaaaaacgctttatagaatgttagttttgttcgtcgagagaggattttactactcagttgcctacttagtcaaaagtatcacttgttggcaagagagattctccgttggattttaaggctggcattgttatcggtgttaataaaCGAAGTCGCTTACAACCTCTTGATTCCACTCCGGCAAttttcgaaaatgtcgataaaataatGGAACCTATTAAGTCCGACCATCATGTATGTAACTTTCCGATTACCCAAGAgctaaactttacaaaaaactgtataaaaaaaaaaaaactgtatagaATCCCTTTAATAAGGAGGGTTACGAAACTATGTTCGATGAATGGGCGCTACACCAGTTAATGCAAAAACAAACGGAACAAATTTCCAACTGCAAATCGCTACTGAATCTCAATTAAATCGACGCACTTTTGAAACGGActagtgatgaaaaatggaccATTACGACAATGTCAAGTGAAAACGGTGGTGATTGAATCGCGAAAATGACGGCATGGAAGGTTTACTGAGTTTTTGGTGGGATTTGTGGTGAATTATCTACAGTGGCAATGAGCCGCTTTCCTACGGCAGCAAAACTCTTATTGCGGACTTGTACTATTAACATTTGGGAAACCAATCGCCCAGAAGCGGCCAGCTTGGACAAATAAGAGAGGAATTATGTCCCGGCGATCCCAGTTTGGTTAGCAGGTTAATATGCAACTTACTTATAGTCCGCTTCCCGACTACGAGGAATGATTTTACTGGTGAAAAATTTATCTTATAATACTACGAAATTTCATCCCTATTTTCACATTTCTGTCCATTGAATTTTCACTTCTCCTTCGATTCACTTACCTGATCCTCAACTTGAGGTATTGGTTGCGTCATCATATAGCCAGGAATCCATTGTGACCCAGCTGTCATGGGATAACTACTAACTGGTGGTGCACCAAAACGTGAATACGGCACACCGATTGGAGTGCCAACATTAACACTAACACCATTTTGTTGCATTGTCGGATCATAGGTGACCGGTATCCCTTCGGCGGGATCACGCCACGTTCGCGCATTTGGATCAGGATTCTTGTAGAGATTCTTCTTTTTTGGACCACCATCAGCAAACTTAACCAAAAGTGGATCTTTGGCACCCTGTATTGTATTACCattgaatatttgaataatttgttcACACTTTTCGCGACTCTCCATACGTGCAAAGCCAACTCCTAAGAGAGAAAAGATATTCACGATTAGCTCgtatgtttatacatatattcgtaGAAAGTTTGAAATGTGAGCAGAAATGAATTAAGGCGTACGATTGGTTTAGCATAGCTTACCTTTTGAGTTCATTTGCTGATCGCGCAATATGCGAGTTGACACAACTTGACCATACTTCGAGAGCATATTTTCCAAGTCCGTCTCTTTGAAATGTGGTGGCAAATTTGCAATGTACAAATTTGTGGGATCCTGTTCTTGTTGCTGTTGAGTGAATGTCCATAATGGCAAAAGtcgtgtgtgggtgtgtgtgtatagGTAGATGAGAGGCGCCGCGCGTTTGGGTGTGGTTGTTTGTTTCAAGAAATATGATTTGGAGAAATGTGATGAGTATTTTTTGtagagtttgtttttttttaaaattttgcatttgcagTGCCACATAAAAATACAAACGTATAAAGCAATTCGAGCGCATGTTGCAAGTGTTTTTACGTTTTGTAGacataacaaatattatttgagtGTTGTTGTATCAATTAGAAGTGTTGTTGATGTCATGGTGCGCATTTGTATGcagattgatttttaattttttttttcatgtgttgttgtgttgtggtagtagtagttgttgttgtttatttgatttttggtttttgtttggaACGCCGCAGTTTGGCACATTTTGGGCGTACGTTGCAATACACGAACATAAGATGaagaaatatttggaaaacGAAATATTCATTGGTTAGTTAAATTTCAATATCGggcaaataattccaaaaagcgtgtaaatgtatgtatgcaagtgtaATGTAGAAATGTTTTCATGTTCGCATGTGTAAATATGGACTCATATGAATGCAAGtgcctatatgtacataagtggtatatactatgtatgtatgtgtgtatgtcaaTGTATTCTGGTCAATGAAACTGctttatgtgtgcgtgtgtggatGTGTGTTATCGGTGTGCGCAACAAGAGTCACTTATCCAAATACCTATGCAAATACTTATGTAATAGACTATATGTTTATAATATACATGACACCAAaaaaggtgtgtgtgtgtatgtgcgcccTTTTAAATCATATAAGTAATTACTGGACTATTtactttcaattgaattaattaaatagtgATTTGGCATTCGATGTCGATAAGGCTAAAGGCTTACGGTTAATTGCGTGTCATCTAGCCATTTGTTACACTCATTAAATCCGGCTTTATTACCCTTCATCACGCAGTTATGCACATTTTAAGGCGTATAATATGCAATTACATAAAATCAGTGATGATAAGATTGCCGTGACGATCAAGCTGCACGAGCCAATGACGTAACAAGAAGTTAATCTACCTGCCCTGCAAAGGGAAGCCTTCATTGTGGGTCCTGCGGGGAAGTGACACGAATGAGTGGGGGTGGGGCTGGTTTTAGTGCATAGGCGCTTAGCGAATCGGTCATGCTTGTAGCAATTCCGAACTTTAGAGGATTTGTCCTCCAGGTATGCataccataaaaaaatatgcaactcTTCTGCAAAGTGTTATTTGCGATTTTTTTACTCTAAAGCCGAAAAGGAAGTGCAAAAATATATCTTCACTGTATTTGCTGAGAAAAGCTGCATAAGAAGGTCTGGAATATTCAATGACCACCAGAGTTGTAGCAGCAGTTTTCCAGTGCGGCATCTTTATTTCATAGACTCGTAAATGAACACCTCAGAaatgtatgaaataaattaacTGCGGTTATTTGACTGCCTCTCGGCCTATGCCAACGTTATAGATTTCTAGGCATATCCAAACAGCGCTCAACTTAagccaaagctaaaatctaagccacaggggctttttttttgtcgggacagactggcaattacagcactcagacacaattacaTCCATTGTattgcactcggattccctttttaagtctctttaaatctactcgaccacCGAAGAAATTTGAGTAGATCTGCCAAGGCCCAAAGgtgtcgcttcttaacacatcagtgccaaagacctcaagtctGATTCCAGCGAAGGCggagcagacgcacagaaagtggtccgccgtcgcATCCtcttctccacatgctgggcaaagatgcccaccttttccatgtgctttgcccatagaaagtggcccgtcatcagtccaaccagccgcgtacagtcccctctgcttagtgacaggaggaactgcgacagtcggtcggacatgacaggtaacatcaattTTGTCTATCAGGGTTAGTTCGATTTAGTCTAAGTGTATTGCTTGAAGCAGCCAGAATTACCGGTGAACCTGATCAAGTCTTTTTTATTAGTATTCGTCACTGATATAGACGAGCTAACTATCATCAGCTTAGCTCAGCAGCATTTTCACAAGACGTCCTAGTAATTAAGTATTAAAATGACAGTGTATTCCATCTTTTCAGAATGAAGGGAGTTCCATCTAGACTTTGTTTTTAAACGtatgttatttgttattatttctcACGCCGAAAATCTTGATAAAAAATCAGTATCATATTTCTGCAGAGCGAAATTAATCGCTTTATGCTTGAGCAACCATGGGACATATTGCAAACTTCAATGTTGTGTGGCCTTTTAATGggcacgacgaactcgattctcttatacggatgcgaaatataggcagattcgctaagggtgcaatgc
This genomic window contains:
- the LOC129242863 gene encoding protein alan shepard isoform X5, producing the protein MGPSNGTQQQGEQLSKTNLYIRGLQQGTTDKDLVTMCAQYGTIISTKAILDKTTNKCKGYGFVDFELPAYAEGAVKGLQAKGVQAQMAKVGIWVLHRPAIQQEQDPTNLYIANLPPHFKETDLENMLSKYGQVVSTRILRDQQMNSKGVGFARMESREKCEQIIQIFNGNTIQGAKDPLLVKFADGGPKKKNLYKNPDPNARTWRDPAEGIPVTYDPTMQQNGVSVNVGTPIGVPYSRFGAPPVSSYPMTAGSQWIPGYMMTQPIPQVEDQYMQMAAAPQLGVASYKPDAVNQVQPRGISMMVSGDPSVPYGPMVPQLATLQIGNSM